Part of the Flavobacterium sp. MDT1-60 genome, GTTATCGCTTGATGGTGTATATTAAATATAGGTATAAATTGTTCGAGGAAATCTTTTCGCTTTTCGAAAATAGATTGCCCATAACTGTTTAGCTGCTCATTATATATAGATAAGGTATCGTTGTCAAAAGTATGGTTGAGTGCAAAATACTTCAAAAGGGCATTTCGCTGTACAATTACTTTTTGATATTGAATAAGCTGATGCAGGTAAGTGGAATCTAATTGCGAAATTACACTGTCCATAAATTTGCGTCGTGTCTCGCTTCCTTCTACAATCAAATCACGATCTGCCGGAGAAATAATTACTAATGGAATAAAACCAATATGATCGGAGAATTTGTCGTAAGCCTTGCCGTTTCTTTTTAAAACCTTTTTTTGCCCTTTTTTTAAACTGCAGACAATTTGTTCCGTTCTGTCATTTTTTTCTAATTCGGCATCAATCACAAAAAACTCTTCGCCATGTTTGATATTTTGAACCGCTAACGGATTAAAATAGCTTTTTCCATATGCCAAATGATAGATTGCATCCAGCACATTAGTCTTGCCAATTCCGTTTTTACCAACAAAACAATTGATTTTGCGGTCGAAATCAAAACTGACTTCGGCGAAATTTTTATAATTGAATAGAGAAATTTTGTTTAAATGCATTTTTTAAGGAACTCTAAAGGTAAAATTTGAAGTTTTTTATAGCCGAGACTTTGTTTTTTGCCACGGATTGTGAAAATCTGTGAAATCTGTGGCTAAAATTTTATTATTAGCCTGGAAAATCTGCGTTTTAGAACATCAAAAATTTGAGGGTGCAAATTATCGAAAATTATTGATATAAAAGGCTTTTGGCGCTTTTCAGGATGAATTATTTTAGTACTGAGGAGAAACGACTTAGCGTTTGGGAAAATATTTTTTTTAAAATAGTGATAAAATTGATTTTTTTTGCCTCAGTTTCAATAAAAATTTTATTTTTGCCGTTCACTAAATTAATTTTAAATGGCTACTTACAATAAAAGAGGATATAAAGCACCAAAAGAAAAGGAAGTTAAAGAAGTAAATGAAGAAACACAGGTAATCATTGACGAAAAAGACAGCACAACAGCTGGTGTTTTTTCTAAATTAGATGAAACTGCTTCAAAAACTGAGGATTGGGTTGCTAAAAATCAAAAAATCATTATTGGTTTAGTTGCTGGTATTGCAGTTGCTACTATTGGATATTTGGCTTACCAAAAATTTATCGAGGCTCCTAAGCAAGATGAAGCTGCAAATGAAATGTTTGTTGCTCAACAAAATTTTCAAAAAGCGACTGATGGTGTTGCAAGTGATTCATTATATAAATTAGCATTGAATGGTTCAGAAGGTAAATTTGGATTCGTGAAAATTGCTGATGAGTATTCTGGAACTGATGCTGGAAACTTAGCAAATTACTATGCTGGTATGGCATATTTGAATACAGGTAAATTTGATAACGCTATTAAATATTTAGGGGATTTCAAATCTGAGGACATGATTTTAAGCGCTTTGGCAAAAGGTGCTATCGGAGATGCGTATTCTCAAAAAAATCAACAAAAAGAAGCTTTAGAGTATTATGTAAAAGCGGCTGAATCAAATAAAAATGATTTTACAACGCCTCGTTTCTTACTTAAAGCTGGAAAAACAGCTTGGCTTTAGGTCAAAAAGAAGATGCGCTGAAATACTTAACTGATATTAAAGAAAACTTCGATGCAACTCCAGAAGCAGCTTCTGTAGATGTATTGATTGGATTAGCACAATAAAAATTTTAGACTTTAGATTTTAGATTGTAGATTTGTAATTAAGAATCTAAATTCTAAAATCAAAAAATTTAAAATAGTACAGATGGCTACCGAAAATAAAAATTTATCAGAATACGATAAAAACACAATCCCAAATGCGAAAGATTTTCGATTTGGGATTGTTGTTTCTGAATGGAATGAAACCATAACAGAAGGATTATATAATGGCGCTTTTGATGCCCTAGTTGATTGTGATGTACCGGCGCAGCAAATTGTTCGTTGGAATGTTCCTGGAAGTTTTGAGCTGATTTATGGCGCAAAGAAGATGTTGCAAACACAAAATGTAGATGCCGTAATTGTAATTGGATGTGTAATTCAGGGAGAGACAAAACACTTTGATTTTGTATGCGAAGGTGTTACACAAGGAATTAAAGATTTGAATGTTCAAACGGATATTCCGGTTATTTTTGTGTTTTGACAGATAATAACATGCAACAATCAATCGATAGAAGCGGAGGAGTTCACGGAAACAAAGGAACCGAAGCGGCAATTGCAGCAATTAAGATGGCGTATATTCGTCAACAGGCTTCAATGTCTCATCCATTTAACCAGCCTTTATTGTCTTCAGGTGCAATTCAGATTGAAGAAACACCAATAAAAATCGAGAACGAATAAAACACAATTGTTTTAAAAATACTAAAACCTATACTGTGTAAAATAGTATAGGTTTTTTGTTTTTTTTATGATAGTACTTATTCAAAAAACCAACGGAAATTCATTAAATTTGTAAACCTTGGTTTAGATTTCAAATCAAATCTTAAATCGTTAATCTACAATCTAAAATTTTAAATGTCGAGTATAATTCAATTACTTCCTGATCACGTTGCTAATCAAATTGCTGCCGGAGAAGTGGTTCAAAGACCAGCTTCAGTCGTAAAAGAGCTTTTAGAAAATGCTGTTGATGCTGATGCAACCGACATTAAATTAATTATTAAGGATGCTGGAAAATCATTAGTACAGGTTATTGATAATGGTAAAGGAATGAGTGTGACTGATGCGCGTTTGTGTTTTGAGCGTCATGCAACTTCAAAAATCCGCCAGGCAGAAGATTTATTTTCTTTATGTACAAAAGGTTTCCGTGGAGAGGCTTTGGCGTCTATTGCGGCGATTGCGCACATGGAAATGAAAACCAAACAAGATCAGGAAGAACTAGGAACGCATATTGTAATTGAAGGAAGTAAATTTGTATCTCAGGAAGCGGCTGTTTTGCCAAAAGGGACTTCATTTGCGGTTAAAAACTTATTTTTTAATATTCCGGCCCGTCGTAATTTCCTAAAATCCGATACGGTTGAATTTCGTCATGTTATGGATGAATTTCAGCGTGTAGCTTTGGCACATCCAAATATTCATTTTACTTTTTATCATAATGGCAGCGAAATGTACAATTTACCTGCTGCAGGATATCGCCAACGTGTTGTTGGAATTTTTTCGGGAAAAACCAATGAGAAATTAGTTCCGGTTAATGAAGATACAGAAATTATAAACGTTCAGGGATTTGTTTGTAAACCTGAATTTGCTAAGAAAAACAGGGGAGAACAGTTCTTTTTTGTAAACGATCGTTTCATCAAAAGTGGTTATCTGCATCATGCAGTTATGGCAGCTTACGACGGACTTTTGAAAGATGGCTCACAACCGAGTTATTTCTTATATCTGCAAGTTCCGCCAAATACTATTGACATCAATATTCATCCAACAAAAACAGAAATTAAGTTTGATGATGAACAAGCCTTATATGCTATTTTAAGAGCTTCAATAAAACACAGTTTAGGACAATTTAATGTGGCTCCGGTTTTAGATTTTGATCGCGATGCCAATTTAGATACACCTTATCATTATAAAGATTTAGAAGCTGAAACACCAACGATTCAGGTTGATGGCACTTTTAATCCGTTTACGGATGATAAAACCAATCAACATTATTCAAAAGCGGTTTCTTCAGGATCGGGATCTTCTTCTGGTTCCGGTTTTAGTTCAGGATCAAATTCGTATTCAGGATATTCTAAAAGAGTAGAACCAACCGCAAGTTGGGAAAGTTTGTATGTAGGTTTGGATACCGAAAGTATTGAAAGCTCGCCTTTTACCTTTGAAAATGAAGAAGTAACTTCATCCTTATTTAACGATGGTGAGGTAGAAACGGCAAGTCAGAAAACATATCAGATTCATAAAAAATATATTGTTTCGCCTATAAAATCAGGAATGGTTATCGTTGATCAGCAACGTGCGCACCAACGTATTTTGTACGAACAATTTTTGCTGAATATGACAGTAAATCAGGCTTCAAGCCAGCAATTGTTATTTCCGTTGAATTTATTTTATTCTTCAGATGAAATGACATTGATCGAAGAATTGAAACCTTCATTAGAAACAACCGGTTTTGTTTTTGATGAAGCACAGACAGATCATATTGTAATTTCTGGAATACCGGTCAATATTACAGAAAGTGAAGTTTCATTGGTAATAGAACAATTATTAAGTGATTTGCAGGACGGAATTCCGGCAAGCAGTTACAGTCAGAATGATACAATTGCCAAATCGATGGCTAAAAGTTTAGCGGTTAAAACGGGATCTTATTTAACCGAAAAAGAACAAGATAATCTGGTAAACGGGTTGTTTGCCTGCAAAGATCCAAATATTTCACCTTTTCAAAAACCTACTTTCATCACAATGCGTGTTGAAGATATAGATAAAAAGTTTGCCATATGATGAAGATAACTCCTGTTGTAAAACAATTACTGATAATTAATATTATCTTTTTTATTGGTGCTCAATTAGTGCCGATTTCTTATGAGTATTTAGCGCTTTTTTTTCCTGAAAATCCTGGATTCAAATTTTGGCAACCTATTACCCATATGTTTATGCATGGCGGATTTACTCATATTGCATTTAATATGTTTGCGCTGTATTCGTTCGGATCAACTTTGGAGCACTTTTGGGGTGGAAAGAAATTTTTGTTTTTCTATATTTCATGTGGGCTAGGTGCGGCTTTGGTTAATTTTGCTGTTAATTATTATTTTTATCAGGACAGTTTAAATATTTTATTGGCAAATGGATTTCATAAAACAGATATTCTCAACTTATTAAATGAGGGTAAAATCGATACAAGATGGCAGGAAATTTTGACCGTTTCTGAATTTAAACATTTTACTGAAGCGTATTTAGGAACAGTAGTTGGTGCATCTGGTGCAGTTTATGGATTGTTAATTGCTTTTACTTTTATGTTTCCTAATGCAGAACTAGGAATTATGTTTATTCCAATTCCAATAAAAGCAAAGTATTTTGTTCCAATTTATATGTTGTTATTTGATGGTTTTTTTGGAATTTTCGGAAGTTCATTTATGGGAATAGAGTCTGGTATTGCTCATTATGCACATATTGGAGGTGCTCTTTTTGGTTTTTTAATTATGTGGTATTGGAAAAAAAATCAGTTTAATAGTAATCGTTGGAATTAATTTTTAACTTTAAGTTCTAATTATAAAAACTAAAGAAAGCTTTTATGAATATTTTAGATGATTTAAAACTACAATATAAAATAGGAGGAATTGCGCTGCGTGTTATTTACTGGAATATTGCCTGTTTCCTGATTTCATTGGTGTTTTTCTATCAATATTCAGGTGGAGGTTTTGCTTATCCGGATTGGCTGGCTTTATCATCAGATCCAAATAGTTTTTTAATCAGACCCTGGACATTTTTAACTTACGCTTTTTTTCATTCATCATTTTTGCATTTGTTGTTTAATATGATGGTTTTGAATTTTGCCAGTCAATTATTCCTCACCTTTTTTACACAAAAACAATATTTAGGATTGTATATCTTAAGTGCCATTTTCGCAGGAATTGTTTTTGCATTAAGCTATTATTTTTTAAGCTACTCTGCATCTATTGTTGGCGCTTCTGCTGCAATTATGGCAATTTTAGTGGCGGCAACAACCTATCAGCCTTTAATGAACGTACGTTTATTATTGATCGGAAATGTAAAATTGTGGCATATTACAGCTGTAATTTTAATTCTGGACTTAATGCAGCTTCGTTTAGAAAATATGGGAGGCCATATTTCGCATTTAGCTGGCGCATTGTTCGGATTTATTTTTATCAAATTGCTTCAAAACGGTACGGATTTGAGTATCATTATTTCCAGAACAATTGATTTCTTTGTAAATCTATTTAAAAAATCCCCTTCGACCCCATTCAAAAAAGTTCATAAAAATTATCAAAAACCTACAGAAAAAGTGACGTCAAGAATTGTTACGAAAGACAAAACGCAGCAACAGATTGATGAAATTTTAGATAAGATCAGCCAGTCCGGCTATGATTGTCTGACAAAAGAAGAAAAAGAGTTTTTATTTAAAGCTGGAAAATAATCCTTTTAGCAACAAAATATGAAAAACCTTTCGTGGTTTAATAAGATAATGTTCTTTTTGAATATAGTGCTGACTGTCCTTACATTTAGTGTCTATATTTTACCTTTTCTAGCACCTAAGAGTTTTCCGCTTTTATCGGTGCTGACGCTGTTTATGCCGGCTTTTTTTGTGCTAAATGCACTCTTCTTTGTTTATTGGGCGATTCAGTTTAAAAAGCGTCTTATTTTGTCTGGTTTAGTTCTGCTGACTGGAATTACATTTATCAGTAAGTTTTACAAATTTTCAGCAAAAGAATATGTTAAAGACGAAAAAGACTTCTCTGTAATGAGTTACAATGTGCGTCTTTTTAATGTTTTTAAATGGCTCGATCGTGAAGATATTCCGTCCAACATTAAAACTTTTATTGACGAAAAAGATCCGGATATTTTGTGTATTCAGGAATATTCGAATTCAGCTCATTTGGATTTAAAAGTATACCCGCATCGTTATATTTTTATTGATGGAAATCAAATTAAAACGGGTCAGGCAATTTTTTCCAAATTCCCAATATTATATGAAGGGAATATCATCTTTCCAAATTCAGATAACAATGTGATTTATGCTGATATAAAACGAGGCAAAGATATTATTCGTGTTTATAATATGCACTTACAATCTATTAAAATTTCACCGGATGTTGCTAAAATTTCAAATGATATTGATAATGTAAATCAACAAAAATCGCAGTTGATCTACACTAGAATTAGCAAAGGATTTAGACAACAACAGGAGCAGGCCGAAATATTTAAAGAGAATATTAAGCAATGTAAAAACCCGATTATTATTTGTGGAGATATGAATAACAGTCCTTTTTCATATGTATACCGAAATATAAAAGGAAAGCTTAAAGATACTTTTGAAGAAGCTGGCGGAGGTTTTGGGGCAACTTATAAATTCCGTTATTATCCTGCACGAATTGATTATATTTTTGCAGACAGTAAAATGAAAGTCAAACAATTTGAAAGTTTTTCTGATTTCGAAAATTCAGATCATTACCCTATTATGACCAGGCTCTCGATAGAATAGTTTTTTACCGCAAAGAGCGCAAAGGTATACGCTAAGTTTAAATTCCTAAATACCAATGAAACTATGATTAAAAAACGTTTTTTATTACTTCTTTTTATTTGCTCAAGCATATTTGCTCAGAAAGATATTGACA contains:
- a CDS encoding rhomboid family intramembrane serine protease, translating into MNILDDLKLQYKIGGIALRVIYWNIACFLISLVFFYQYSGGGFAYPDWLALSSDPNSFLIRPWTFLTYAFFHSSFLHLLFNMMVLNFASQLFLTFFTQKQYLGLYILSAIFAGIVFALSYYFLSYSASIVGASAAIMAILVAATTYQPLMNVRLLLIGNVKLWHITAVILILDLMQLRLENMGGHISHLAGALFGFIFIKLLQNGTDLSIIISRTIDFFVNLFKKSPSTPFKKVHKNYQKPTEKVTSRIVTKDKTQQQIDEILDKISQSGYDCLTKEEKEFLFKAGK
- a CDS encoding endonuclease/exonuclease/phosphatase family protein, which gives rise to MKNLSWFNKIMFFLNIVLTVLTFSVYILPFLAPKSFPLLSVLTLFMPAFFVLNALFFVYWAIQFKKRLILSGLVLLTGITFISKFYKFSAKEYVKDEKDFSVMSYNVRLFNVFKWLDREDIPSNIKTFIDEKDPDILCIQEYSNSAHLDLKVYPHRYIFIDGNQIKTGQAIFSKFPILYEGNIIFPNSDNNVIYADIKRGKDIIRVYNMHLQSIKISPDVAKISNDIDNVNQQKSQLIYTRISKGFRQQQEQAEIFKENIKQCKNPIIICGDMNNSPFSYVYRNIKGKLKDTFEEAGGGFGATYKFRYYPARIDYIFADSKMKVKQFESFSDFENSDHYPIMTRLSIE
- the mutL gene encoding DNA mismatch repair endonuclease MutL, which gives rise to MSSIIQLLPDHVANQIAAGEVVQRPASVVKELLENAVDADATDIKLIIKDAGKSLVQVIDNGKGMSVTDARLCFERHATSKIRQAEDLFSLCTKGFRGEALASIAAIAHMEMKTKQDQEELGTHIVIEGSKFVSQEAAVLPKGTSFAVKNLFFNIPARRNFLKSDTVEFRHVMDEFQRVALAHPNIHFTFYHNGSEMYNLPAAGYRQRVVGIFSGKTNEKLVPVNEDTEIINVQGFVCKPEFAKKNRGEQFFFVNDRFIKSGYLHHAVMAAYDGLLKDGSQPSYFLYLQVPPNTIDINIHPTKTEIKFDDEQALYAILRASIKHSLGQFNVAPVLDFDRDANLDTPYHYKDLEAETPTIQVDGTFNPFTDDKTNQHYSKAVSSGSGSSSGSGFSSGSNSYSGYSKRVEPTASWESLYVGLDTESIESSPFTFENEEVTSSLFNDGEVETASQKTYQIHKKYIVSPIKSGMVIVDQQRAHQRILYEQFLLNMTVNQASSQQLLFPLNLFYSSDEMTLIEELKPSLETTGFVFDEAQTDHIVISGIPVNITESEVSLVIEQLLSDLQDGIPASSYSQNDTIAKSMAKSLAVKTGSYLTEKEQDNLVNGLFACKDPNISPFQKPTFITMRVEDIDKKFAI
- a CDS encoding rhomboid family intramembrane serine protease, giving the protein MMKITPVVKQLLIINIIFFIGAQLVPISYEYLALFFPENPGFKFWQPITHMFMHGGFTHIAFNMFALYSFGSTLEHFWGGKKFLFFYISCGLGAALVNFAVNYYFYQDSLNILLANGFHKTDILNLLNEGKIDTRWQEILTVSEFKHFTEAYLGTVVGASGAVYGLLIAFTFMFPNAELGIMFIPIPIKAKYFVPIYMLLFDGFFGIFGSSFMGIESGIAHYAHIGGALFGFLIMWYWKKNQFNSNRWN
- a CDS encoding DNA replication/repair protein RecF; protein product: MHLNKISLFNYKNFAEVSFDFDRKINCFVGKNGIGKTNVLDAIYHLAYGKSYFNPLAVQNIKHGEEFFVIDAELEKNDRTEQIVCSLKKGQKKVLKRNGKAYDKFSDHIGFIPLVIISPADRDLIVEGSETRRKFMDSVISQLDSTYLHQLIQYQKVIVQRNALLKYFALNHTFDNDTLSIYNEQLNSYGQSIFEKRKDFLEQFIPIFNIHHQAITGSEETVQLVYESHLYEKDLLTLLQENINKDRALHYTSVGIHKDDLSFEIDSHPIKKFGSQGQQKSFLIALKLAQFEFLKKQSGVKPLLLFDDIFDKLDETRVSKIIEMVNSETFGQLFISDTHPDRTEAIVKSTHQSYKIFNL